Proteins from a single region of Acidovorax sp. NCPPB 3576:
- a CDS encoding RHS repeat-associated core domain-containing protein, which translates to MSGKPAARQGDMTQKGGPIVQGSATVLIGSAGGVACSVCPGGMAVGSPVNPALGAKVLMGGDERDFSLPGPMPLVWQRQYSSYVNEEHGATCGLLGYGWKLPMEIAVRLEAGRTVLLDTGGRAITFGEPLAPGQALYSASEDLWLLRGGGGTSLAAAPLARTPAELQPWAWQPRWAHVPSEVMGDPRCVIAASGNGGAVWLLWPGEDGRHRVGQVLDRFGRSQHYGYDEHGRLIAITDGSGRRYALHYNREREGAAAAAPTTATAHPLLGPDSGERLTGVDCVHNPLDAACTGPGYRVPLVRYRYDSAGDLVEVLGRDGQRTREFGYDRLHRMVRHRVRSGPLHTYLYEDQGAAMPRPGARVVEQHNEQGLSYVFEYRDPPAPPAAIPAIPAIPAIPAIPPVAIAESETAPATPPPVPQSVPVSEVRVRDSLNRLTRYHFEGEGGDKRLVRLVLPDGAEQRDRYDSAGRRIAHTDPLGRTTWWRYDGAGRLLGTQNPDGRSTRQRWGEAGSAQDGLLLQSVGLGALPTHMDYDAWGRLLQVTVGDPQGLDTPALATRFEYAPLTAEGAIDPATRPWCDQPVAVIDAQGGRKELAYNGCGQLTRHTDCSGRVHAWHYGAFGEVRESIDALNQRTRYQYDGAGRPTRVMAPDGTQVQYRWGPNGELQAATHGAQPVGDGATTTTVTTSVTYGHDLWGRVIAQTQAGRGYALRYDVAGRLVELINENQAVTRFVHDVQDRLVQEVGFDGRVQVYGYDAAGQLVHKSDGHGQGQHPGVQGAAAQGLGATVRSRNHHDAGGRIVARVLVRSPGVHSAQGNDTSAHDRGESLQIQAYAYDDRGALATARTWTAHLPWAAAQGQPHPQTHLQTLGDQWLDLPAPLLQALLALGASSTAEPDPALAEAAQRLQAQRLIADTRVALERDPFGRATGEAQTLYRQAPATPHLGGEAEPEFEHRIAHRLGALGQRLGSQLQGLGELDWLAYGSGHVHGLLLDKTPVLAIERDALHREVARTLQLDSGAERVHAAVTQTRRLDPMGRLLQQDWQGLPRTTATGAAQASGPLGTLPVRRYTYDALGQLVGVQTPLDATRYHYDVHQRLTGVAHAVAEGVQQRRWRLDPAGNRLPDLLGQDAAPGADRQDWASQVQQNLHDPGFDLLAPPDSAPGRAGGPVQQWPGNRIGWSSAVDGAILQYRYDAFGNRVQAQHADGRTLRLEYDALHQLAAVSEQAPGETGDAPVARYRYDAFGRRLAKTVVREGREDTTHYGWDADRLVHTQDEKGIRHTVYEPASFVPLLQLQRRQGAKDAMQTLMGLGAEPGEDTTDAANTFAAMPRAQREMVQAALQSVLDAATGAKALQRAQAHMPRELAQLMAGSVGQLQAERQAQAASNPLTIRHYLCDHLGTPIGLVDGNGDKAGQVTWAASYGAWGEVREEYNPYRIEQNIRFQGQQLDAETGLHYNRFRYYDPHLGQYVTQDPIGLAGGHNIYAYVGSDPLGWVDPLGLEPGSMAQRGYLSNNRPYYPGLLGEDEKGVMLFDEKNPNFHSYNVTNSCSKKTAGCTLGKVSEGLMRYPAPGSDGQPIKDGQQGFAIPVGPVSHSVSVDRTMVTNITEKSHLLYPGIVRRWVSESANEVTVHTYGEGVGPMGTLNNALAKYLWGNVDEKVFDHAKSCK; encoded by the coding sequence ATGAGTGGCAAACCAGCGGCGCGGCAAGGCGACATGACCCAGAAGGGAGGGCCGATCGTTCAGGGCTCGGCCACCGTGCTCATCGGCTCGGCGGGGGGCGTGGCCTGCTCCGTGTGTCCGGGGGGGATGGCGGTGGGCAGCCCCGTCAACCCGGCGCTGGGGGCGAAGGTGCTGATGGGCGGGGACGAGCGGGACTTCAGTTTGCCCGGGCCGATGCCGCTCGTGTGGCAGCGCCAGTACAGCAGCTACGTGAACGAAGAGCACGGGGCGACCTGCGGGCTGCTGGGCTACGGCTGGAAGCTGCCCATGGAGATCGCCGTGCGGCTGGAGGCAGGGCGCACCGTGCTGCTGGACACCGGGGGGCGGGCCATCACCTTCGGCGAGCCGTTGGCACCCGGCCAAGCGCTGTACAGCGCCAGCGAAGACCTGTGGCTCCTGCGCGGCGGTGGCGGCACATCGCTTGCAGCCGCCCCTCTCGCGCGCACCCCTGCCGAGCTGCAGCCCTGGGCCTGGCAGCCGCGCTGGGCCCACGTTCCCTCTGAAGTGATGGGCGATCCCCGGTGCGTGATCGCCGCCTCGGGCAACGGCGGCGCCGTGTGGCTGCTGTGGCCGGGGGAGGACGGGCGCCACCGCGTGGGCCAGGTGCTGGACCGCTTCGGGCGCAGCCAGCACTACGGATACGACGAGCACGGGCGGCTCATCGCCATCACCGACGGCAGCGGGCGGCGCTATGCGCTGCACTACAACCGCGAGCGGGAGGGGGCTGCCGCCGCGGCCCCAACCACCGCCACCGCCCACCCGCTGCTCGGCCCGGACAGCGGCGAGCGGCTGACCGGCGTGGACTGCGTGCACAACCCGCTGGATGCGGCCTGCACCGGCCCGGGCTACCGGGTGCCGCTGGTGCGCTACCGCTACGACAGCGCGGGCGACCTGGTCGAAGTGCTGGGGCGGGACGGCCAGCGCACGCGCGAGTTCGGCTACGACCGGCTGCACCGCATGGTGCGCCACCGGGTGCGCAGCGGACCCTTGCACACCTACCTCTACGAAGACCAGGGCGCCGCCATGCCCCGGCCCGGCGCCCGCGTGGTGGAGCAGCACAACGAGCAGGGACTGTCGTACGTCTTCGAATACCGCGATCCCCCCGCCCCCCCGGCGGCCATCCCGGCCATCCCGGCCATCCCGGCCATCCCGGCCATCCCCCCCGTTGCGATCGCCGAGTCCGAGACGGCCCCCGCCACCCCGCCACCCGTGCCGCAGTCTGTGCCAGTGAGCGAAGTGCGCGTGCGCGACAGCCTGAACCGGCTCACCCGCTACCACTTCGAAGGCGAGGGCGGAGACAAGCGCCTGGTGCGGCTCGTGCTGCCCGATGGCGCCGAGCAGCGCGACCGCTACGACAGCGCGGGCCGGCGCATCGCCCACACCGACCCGTTGGGGCGCACCACCTGGTGGCGCTACGACGGCGCCGGGCGGCTGCTGGGCACGCAGAACCCCGACGGGCGCAGCACCCGCCAGCGCTGGGGCGAAGCGGGCTCGGCGCAGGACGGCCTGCTGCTGCAGAGCGTGGGCCTGGGGGCGCTGCCAACCCACATGGACTACGACGCCTGGGGCCGGCTGCTGCAGGTGACCGTGGGCGATCCCCAGGGCCTGGATACCCCGGCCCTCGCCACCCGCTTCGAATACGCCCCCCTGACCGCCGAGGGCGCCATCGACCCCGCCACCCGGCCCTGGTGCGACCAGCCCGTGGCCGTCATCGACGCGCAGGGCGGGCGCAAGGAACTGGCCTACAACGGCTGCGGGCAGCTCACGCGCCACACCGACTGCTCGGGCCGGGTGCATGCCTGGCACTACGGCGCCTTTGGCGAAGTGCGCGAGAGCATCGACGCCCTGAACCAGCGCACGCGCTACCAGTACGACGGCGCGGGCCGGCCCACCCGCGTCATGGCGCCCGACGGCACGCAAGTGCAATACCGCTGGGGACCGAACGGCGAGCTGCAGGCGGCCACGCATGGCGCGCAGCCTGTGGGGGATGGCGCCACGACCACCACCGTCACGACCTCGGTCACCTACGGCCACGACCTGTGGGGCCGCGTCATCGCGCAAACCCAGGCCGGCCGGGGATACGCGCTGCGCTACGACGTGGCGGGCCGCCTGGTGGAGCTCATCAACGAGAACCAGGCCGTCACCCGCTTCGTGCACGACGTGCAGGACCGGCTGGTGCAAGAGGTGGGCTTTGACGGGCGCGTGCAAGTCTATGGCTACGACGCCGCCGGACAGCTCGTGCACAAGAGCGACGGACACGGGCAGGGCCAACACCCGGGCGTGCAAGGCGCCGCCGCCCAAGGGCTGGGCGCCACCGTGAGGAGCCGCAACCACCATGATGCGGGCGGGCGCATCGTGGCCCGCGTCCTCGTGCGCTCGCCGGGCGTGCACAGCGCACAGGGCAACGACACCAGCGCCCATGACCGCGGCGAGAGCCTGCAGATCCAGGCCTACGCCTACGACGACCGCGGCGCCCTCGCCACGGCCCGCACCTGGACCGCGCACCTGCCCTGGGCGGCCGCGCAGGGCCAACCCCACCCCCAGACCCACCTCCAGACCCTGGGCGATCAATGGCTGGACCTGCCCGCCCCGCTGCTGCAAGCCCTGCTGGCCCTGGGCGCAAGCTCCACCGCAGAGCCCGATCCGGCCCTGGCCGAAGCCGCGCAGCGCCTGCAGGCCCAGCGCCTCATCGCCGACACCCGCGTGGCCCTGGAGCGCGACCCCTTCGGCCGGGCCACGGGCGAGGCGCAGACCCTGTACCGGCAGGCGCCTGCCACGCCCCACCTGGGGGGCGAGGCGGAGCCCGAATTCGAACACCGCATCGCGCACCGCCTGGGCGCGCTCGGGCAGCGGCTGGGCAGCCAGCTGCAGGGCCTGGGCGAGCTGGACTGGCTGGCCTACGGCTCGGGCCACGTGCACGGGCTGCTGCTGGACAAGACCCCGGTGCTGGCCATCGAGCGCGATGCCCTGCACCGCGAGGTCGCACGCACCTTGCAACTGGACAGCGGCGCGGAAAGGGTCCATGCCGCAGTCACCCAGACCCGGCGCCTGGACCCCATGGGGCGGCTGCTGCAGCAAGACTGGCAAGGGCTGCCCCGGACAACGGCAACAGGAGCGGCGCAGGCATCGGGCCCGCTGGGGACCCTGCCCGTGCGCCGCTACACCTACGACGCGCTGGGCCAGCTGGTGGGCGTGCAGACCCCGTTGGATGCCACGCGCTACCACTACGACGTGCACCAGCGCCTGACCGGCGTGGCGCATGCGGTCGCCGAAGGCGTGCAGCAGCGGCGCTGGCGGCTCGATCCGGCAGGCAACCGGCTGCCCGACCTCTTGGGCCAGGACGCGGCCCCGGGAGCGGACCGCCAGGACTGGGCGAGCCAGGTGCAGCAGAACCTGCACGACCCCGGCTTCGATCTGCTGGCGCCGCCGGACAGCGCGCCAGGCCGCGCGGGCGGGCCGGTGCAGCAATGGCCGGGCAACCGCATCGGCTGGAGCAGCGCAGTGGACGGGGCAATCCTTCAGTACCGCTACGACGCCTTCGGCAACCGCGTGCAGGCGCAGCACGCCGATGGGCGCACGCTGCGGCTGGAATACGACGCGCTGCACCAACTGGCGGCGGTCTCCGAGCAGGCGCCGGGCGAGACAGGCGATGCGCCCGTGGCGCGCTACCGCTACGACGCCTTCGGGCGGCGCCTGGCCAAGACCGTGGTGCGCGAAGGGCGGGAGGACACCACCCACTACGGCTGGGACGCCGACCGGCTGGTGCACACGCAGGATGAAAAAGGCATCCGGCACACCGTCTATGAGCCGGCCAGCTTCGTGCCGCTGCTGCAGCTGCAGCGCAGGCAAGGGGCCAAGGATGCGATGCAGACGCTGATGGGCCTGGGCGCGGAGCCCGGCGAAGACACCACGGATGCGGCCAACACCTTCGCGGCCATGCCGCGTGCGCAGCGGGAGATGGTGCAGGCGGCGCTGCAGAGCGTGCTGGATGCGGCCACGGGTGCGAAGGCGCTACAACGCGCGCAGGCGCACATGCCCCGGGAGCTTGCACAGCTGATGGCGGGCAGCGTGGGCCAGTTGCAGGCCGAGAGGCAAGCCCAGGCGGCAAGCAACCCGCTGACCATCCGGCACTACCTGTGCGACCACCTGGGCACGCCGATCGGGCTGGTGGATGGCAATGGAGACAAGGCGGGCCAAGTGACGTGGGCGGCCAGCTATGGCGCCTGGGGCGAGGTGCGGGAGGAATACAACCCGTACCGGATCGAGCAGAACATCCGGTTCCAGGGGCAGCAGCTGGATGCTGAGACGGGGTTGCATTACAACCGGTTCCGGTATTACGACCCCCACCTGGGGCAATATGTGACGCAGGACCCGATTGGGCTGGCCGGGGGACATAACATTTATGCCTATGTCGGAAGTGACCCCTTAGGCTGGGTTGACCCGCTTGGATTAGAGCCCGGCTCTATGGCGCAAAGGGGATACCTGAGCAATAACAGACCATATTATCCTGGTCTGCTCGGAGAAGATGAAAAAGGCGTAATGCTGTTTGATGAAAAAAATCCCAATTTCCACAGCTATAACGTCACTAATTCATGCTCAAAGAAAACGGCTGGTTGCACTTTGGGCAAAGTTTCAGAGGGGCTCATGAGGTATCCAGCACCTGGTTCTGACGGGCAGCCCATTAAAGACGGGCAACAGGGCTTTGCTATTCCGGTAGGACCAGTGAGTCATTCGGTATCAGTCGATAGAACAATGGTTACAAATATCACTGAGAAAAGCCACCTTTTATATCCAGGAATTGTGCGCCGCTGGGTTTCGGAGAGTGCCAATGAGGTAACTGTCCACACTTATGGCGAAGGTGTTGGGCCGATGGGGACGTTAAATAATGCGCTGGCAAAGTATTTGTGGGGGAACGTGGATGAAAAAGTGTTTGATCACGCCAAATCATGCAAATAA